CCCGGTAGGTGTCGCGGCTGCCGTACTGCTCGTGCTGCAAGCGCCCGACGACGGCCGTCCGCGCGGTGTCGGACAGCGGCAGCTGGCGCCAGTGGTCGCCCAGGCCCTCGGCGCCCCAGGTGCCATCGTTCGTGCCGTCGGATTCCAGGCGCTCCGCCTCGATGAGGGCGTCGACCGCCACGTCGAGCGTGACCTGGTAGTCGGCCTCCGCGCCCTGCGGAATGAGCCGCACGGTGTGCTGCCCGGCCTCTTCGGCGACGAAACCCTGCAGCTGAACGTCGGCGTTGCCATAGGCGTCCCACACCAGGTCGCCGTCAGCGTCGAACACCTCGACATCGAAGCCGTCGCCGCTCTGCGAGACCGCCGACACGCTGAGCAGTTGCCCAGGCGCCAGGTCGACCAGGAAATCGTGTTCCTCACCGGTCGAGACGTCGAAGAGCACGTTGGCGCTGCCGGTGCGCACGCCGGCTTCGGCCGGGCCGACGGCGCTGAGCGCGAGCACCTGCGACACCGACTGAGGCTGCAGGCTGAGGTCGACCGTCGGACCCTTGTCCTCCGCCTGGGTCTGCACCACCGCCGGCGCGGCGGTGGGCAGCAGGTCGGCCGACAGCAGCAGCCTCGGCTCCAGCGCCTCGAAGAGCACGGTGCGGCGGAAGGGCGGCTGCTCGGCGCTGCGGCGCTTCACCGTCCCGGCCGGCGTCGGGGACGCCGGTTCGGCGCGCTTCACCCGCTTCAGCCGCGCGGGATGGAGCAGCGACGACACCGCCTTGCCGAGGCCCTTCGACAGCGCGACAACCTGGTCCATGGTCAGTCTCCGAAGCGCGTAACCGCGCGTTACTTGGTGTTGGACGTGAAAACGCCGACCGGGTCAGGGTCGGCGATGGTGCGGCGCCGCAGAAGGGGCGCGGGCGGAAAGAAGGGCGCAGCGCCTCAACCGCGACGGCGGCGGGCGGTGAGACCGACCAGACCCAGACCGGCGAGGGTCAGGGCGACGGTGGCCGGCTCGGGTATGGGCGTCACGGCGGCGGTGACGTCCAGTTCGGCACGCAGCGACGACGGGCTTCCGATGTAGTACCCCGACGGCGCGGTGCCGAGGCCAAAGGGGTCGGTATGGATGTCGACGAACGTCGGGCCCAGCGTCGCGCCGGCCAGCACCTGGAACTGCAGCGTGATCAGCACGCCGTCGGTGGGCACGTTGACGCTGGTGTCGCGCAGGATGTTGAACCAGGTCCAGCCGGCGCCGAAACCCGGGTCGTACTGGGTCAGGGTCGAGGTGCCGAACGCCGTGCCGGCGCCGGCGCCGGTCAGGTCGAGGACCGCCGGGTCCCAGTTGAAGAAGAAGTCGGCATCGGTGTAGCCCGCCGAGTCCGCCGCCGACTCCTCCCATTGCAGCAGGAAGGTGTCACCCGGCGACACCGGGTTGGCCGACGTGAAGACCTGCAGCGCCGCATGCGCCGGCAATGCCAGCACGGTGGCCGCCACGGCCGCCAGCAGGCGTGCCTGAACCCAGGACATCCAATTCATTTCACCCCTCCACCGTCTCAAGACGTATCCGTTTGCAAGCATGCTGGCACACGGGCATGGCGGTCACAAGACGACGGGCGGCAGGCGGTGCCCGTGGCCCCGGGGGCCCCCTGCTTCACGGGGTAGAGAAAGCGAGCCCCCGCCGGGCGTCGCCTCCCTAGAACTAGGGAGATGGTGGGTGATTCAGGTCTTCGGCAGGGTGACGCCGCGCTGGCCCTGGTACTTGCCGCCGCGGTCCTTGTAGGAGGTCTCGCAGACCTCGTCGCTCTCGAAGAACAGCACCTGGGCGCAGCCTTCTCCGGCGTAGATCTTGGCCGGCAGCGGGGTGGTGTTGCTGAACTCCAGCGTCACGAAACCCTCCCACTCGGGCTCGAAGGGCGTGACGTTGACGATGATCCCGCAGCGGGCGTAGGTGCTCTTGCCCAGGCAGATGGTCAGCACGTTGCGCGGGATGCGGAAGTACTCGACCGTGCGCGCCAGCGCGAAGCTGTTGGGCGGGATGATGCAGACGTCGCCCTGGAAGTCGACGAAGCTCTTCTCGTCGAAGTTCTTCGGGTCCACCACCGTCGAGTGGATGTTGGTGAAGATCTTGAATTCCGGCGCGCAGCGGATGTCGTAGCCGTAGCTGCTGGTGCCGTAGCTGACGATGCGGTGACCGTCGGCCGCATGGCGGACCTGCCCCGGCTCGAAGGGCTCGATCATCCCGTGCGCCTCGGCCATGCGGCGGATCCACTTGTCGCTCTTGATGCTCATCGGCTGCTTTCGGCGTCCCGGGGGACCGGGTCAGAAGTCGCATCGATTGTAGGAAAGCGCCTGGCACGGGCTTTGCGCACGCACTAGCATCGACCCCGCCGCCGCCGAACGCCGCCGCCTCCGAGGAGACACCCCGCATGCGCAACGCCACCGAGTTGCTCGTCCAGTACGCCACGTACCACCGCGACCGGCGCAACATCGCCACCCATTTCATCGGCGTGCCGCTGATCGTCTTCGCGGTGGGGGTGCTGCTGGCGCGGCCGGTGTCGCCGCTGGGCGCCTGGCCGGTCACGCCTGCCGGGCTGGCGCTCGGGCTGGCGGCGGCCTGGTACCTGACGCGCGGCCTCGCCAGCCTGGGCGTCGCGACCACCGCCGCCACGGCGCTGCTGGTGCTGCTCGGCCACTGGGTCAGCGCTCACCACGGCACCGCCGGCTGGCTGGCCTGGGGCGTCGGCGGTTTTGTCGTCGGCTGGCTGATCCAGTTCGTCGGCCATTACTATGAAGGTCGCAAGCCCGCCTTCGTCGACGACCTCGTCGGCCTGCTGGTCGGCCCGATGTTCGTCACCGCCGAGGCGCTGTTCGCCCTCGGCTGGAA
The sequence above is a segment of the Aquabacterium sp. J223 genome. Coding sequences within it:
- a CDS encoding PEP-CTERM sorting domain-containing protein, translated to MSWVQARLLAAVAATVLALPAHAALQVFTSANPVSPGDTFLLQWEESAADSAGYTDADFFFNWDPAVLDLTGAGAGTAFGTSTLTQYDPGFGAGWTWFNILRDTSVNVPTDGVLITLQFQVLAGATLGPTFVDIHTDPFGLGTAPSGYYIGSPSSLRAELDVTAAVTPIPEPATVALTLAGLGLVGLTARRRRG
- the dcd gene encoding dCTP deaminase, with the protein product MSIKSDKWIRRMAEAHGMIEPFEPGQVRHAADGHRIVSYGTSSYGYDIRCAPEFKIFTNIHSTVVDPKNFDEKSFVDFQGDVCIIPPNSFALARTVEYFRIPRNVLTICLGKSTYARCGIIVNVTPFEPEWEGFVTLEFSNTTPLPAKIYAGEGCAQVLFFESDEVCETSYKDRGGKYQGQRGVTLPKT
- a CDS encoding DUF962 domain-containing protein: MRNATELLVQYATYHRDRRNIATHFIGVPLIVFAVGVLLARPVSPLGAWPVTPAGLALGLAAAWYLTRGLASLGVATTAATALLVLLGHWVSAHHGTAGWLAWGVGGFVVGWLIQFVGHYYEGRKPAFVDDLVGLLVGPMFVTAEALFALGWNRPLAQEIERRAGPTGYRDLHYAAAVGR